A part of Gossypium hirsutum isolate 1008001.06 chromosome A07, Gossypium_hirsutum_v2.1, whole genome shotgun sequence genomic DNA contains:
- the LOC107933994 gene encoding polygalacturonase-like isoform X2 yields MAIQFNFISSMLILLLLTRSFAKAREAGGGGGGSGGGGGGGVIDVVAKFGAKADEKTDLSKPLLDAWKEACASTSPAKIVIPKGTYFLSTATLDGPCKAPIELQVEGTMKAPADPSAFKEPKWIAFNRIENIKLSSGGVFDGQGTTAYKREGCDKHNFCGSLPINLRFDFLTNAMIQGITTKDSKQFHVNVLGCKNITFEHFTVSAPGESPNTDGIHIGRSDGVNVLNTEIKTGDDCVSIGDGSKNLVINGVTCGPGHGISIGSLGLFKNEEPVDGVIVKNCTLTNTSNGVRIKSWPGAEPGTCSNIHFEDITVTNEESKVKLSNISFKNIHGTSALLEAVKIICSATLPCENVELADIEITHSGPTGPAVSQCSNVKPKVSGKQNPAACSAPVPANPTPTS; encoded by the exons atggctattcaatttaattttatttcatccaTGTTAATACTATTACTTTTAACCAGGTCATTCGCTAAAGCTCGAGAagctggtggtggtggtggtggcagTGGAGGAGGAGGTGGAGGTGGCGTTATTGATGTTGTTGCAAAGTTTGGTGCTAAGGCAGATGAGAAAACAGATTTGAGTAAG ccATTGTTGGATGCTTGGAAAGAAGCATGTGCCTCGACATCTCCGGCAAAAATTGTGATTCCTAAAGGGACATATTTTTTAAGTACAGCTACCTTAGATGGTCCTTGCAAGGCTCCTATTGAGCTTCAAGTTGAAGGCACTATGAAGGCTCCGGCAGACCCTAGTGCTTTCAAGGAGCCTAAATGGATTGCCTTCAATAGAATTGAAAATATCAAATTGTCTAGCGGAGGAGTTTTCGACGGCCAAGGAACCACTGCTTATAAAAGGGAAGGTTGCGACAAGCATAATTTTTGTGGTTCACTTCCTATT AACCTAAGGTTTGATTTTTTAACCAACGCAATGATACAAGGTATAACTACCAAAGACAGCAAGCAATTCCACGTTAATGTTCTAGGATGCAAAAACATTACTTTCGAACATTTCACCGTATCAGCACCTGGAGAAAGCCCAAACACAGATGGGATTCACATCGGGAGATCAGACGGGGTCAATGTTCTTAACACGGAGATAAAAActggtgatgattgtgtttcaattGGGGATGGTTCCAAAAATTTGGTTATCAATGGAGTAACTTGTGGACCAGGACATGGTATCAGTATTGGCAGTCTAGGATTGTTTAAAAATGAAGAACCCGTTGATGGAGTTATTGTAAAAAATTGCACCTTGACTAATACTTCAAATGGTGTTAGAATCAAAAGTTGGCCAGGCGCTGAACCCGGCACTTGTTCGAACATTCACTTTGAGGATATTACAGTGACCAAT GAAGAATCAAAAGTTAAACTAAGCAACATtagtttcaaaaacattcatGGCACTTCTGCGCTTCTAGAAGCTGTCAAGATTATTTGCAGCGCTACTTTGCCGTGTGAAAATGTGGAACTCGCCGACATTGAAATTACACACAGTGGACCGACTGGACCTGCAGTATCACAATGTTCGAATGTGAAACCTAAAGTTAGTGGCAAACAAAATCCAGCTGCATGTTCCGCCCCTGTCCCAGCAAACCCTACCCCCACCTCTTAA
- the LOC107933994 gene encoding polygalacturonase-like isoform X1 codes for MAIQFNFISSMLILLLLTRSFAKAREAGGGGGGSGGGGGGGVIDVVAKFGAKADEKTDLSKPLLDAWKEACASTSPAKIVIPKGTYFLSTATLDGPCKAPIELQVEGTMKAPADPSAFKEPKWIAFNRIENIKLSSGGVFDGQGTTAYKREGCDKHNFCGSLPINLRFDFLTNAMIQGITTKDSKQFHVNVLGCKNITFEHFTVSAPGESPNTDGIHIGRSDGVNVLNTEIKTGDDCVSIGDGSKNLVINGVTCGPGHGISIGSLGLFKNEEPVDGVIVKNCTLTNTSNGVRIKSWPGAEPGTCSNIHFEDITVTNVSSPIIIDQKYCPWNKCKINEESKVKLSNISFKNIHGTSALLEAVKIICSATLPCENVELADIEITHSGPTGPAVSQCSNVKPKVSGKQNPAACSAPVPANPTPTS; via the exons atggctattcaatttaattttatttcatccaTGTTAATACTATTACTTTTAACCAGGTCATTCGCTAAAGCTCGAGAagctggtggtggtggtggtggcagTGGAGGAGGAGGTGGAGGTGGCGTTATTGATGTTGTTGCAAAGTTTGGTGCTAAGGCAGATGAGAAAACAGATTTGAGTAAG ccATTGTTGGATGCTTGGAAAGAAGCATGTGCCTCGACATCTCCGGCAAAAATTGTGATTCCTAAAGGGACATATTTTTTAAGTACAGCTACCTTAGATGGTCCTTGCAAGGCTCCTATTGAGCTTCAAGTTGAAGGCACTATGAAGGCTCCGGCAGACCCTAGTGCTTTCAAGGAGCCTAAATGGATTGCCTTCAATAGAATTGAAAATATCAAATTGTCTAGCGGAGGAGTTTTCGACGGCCAAGGAACCACTGCTTATAAAAGGGAAGGTTGCGACAAGCATAATTTTTGTGGTTCACTTCCTATT AACCTAAGGTTTGATTTTTTAACCAACGCAATGATACAAGGTATAACTACCAAAGACAGCAAGCAATTCCACGTTAATGTTCTAGGATGCAAAAACATTACTTTCGAACATTTCACCGTATCAGCACCTGGAGAAAGCCCAAACACAGATGGGATTCACATCGGGAGATCAGACGGGGTCAATGTTCTTAACACGGAGATAAAAActggtgatgattgtgtttcaattGGGGATGGTTCCAAAAATTTGGTTATCAATGGAGTAACTTGTGGACCAGGACATGGTATCAGTATTGGCAGTCTAGGATTGTTTAAAAATGAAGAACCCGTTGATGGAGTTATTGTAAAAAATTGCACCTTGACTAATACTTCAAATGGTGTTAGAATCAAAAGTTGGCCAGGCGCTGAACCCGGCACTTGTTCGAACATTCACTTTGAGGATATTACAGTGACCAATGTTAGTTCTCCTATTATAATTGATCAGAAATATTGCCCATGGaacaaatgcaaaataaat GAAGAATCAAAAGTTAAACTAAGCAACATtagtttcaaaaacattcatGGCACTTCTGCGCTTCTAGAAGCTGTCAAGATTATTTGCAGCGCTACTTTGCCGTGTGAAAATGTGGAACTCGCCGACATTGAAATTACACACAGTGGACCGACTGGACCTGCAGTATCACAATGTTCGAATGTGAAACCTAAAGTTAGTGGCAAACAAAATCCAGCTGCATGTTCCGCCCCTGTCCCAGCAAACCCTACCCCCACCTCTTAA